A single region of the Bacteroides luhongzhouii genome encodes:
- a CDS encoding PKD-like family lipoprotein, which translates to MKKNIYILLLFSLTVVLESCYGDKGNYDYEDVNEITVDLGGAKYTYVVGNVAKLEPTITFATEEVAESELEYNWTLNGEFISDKRVLEFTVEKIASQVECQLRVTNPKTGLTYIGRTSMDFTQKYNLYGWLVLSKDEQASYLNFMTATGTDAVTYQEHLEVYQEQNREALPKETLGLLEHFRSGGSSSNPSSVWIVNPKATKCVDLEGAAFTKDLVLPDAFLEPSFADNLNVKQIAELKWLTVVVDQDGKAYTRKKLSEKAFHTGKFLSIPLTFENKEVKVDRFLIIPEMRALNMAFVEGEKGHQRILALMDYDKQSAGKVLQFTAKEEDYNKNGFYDAPKLHDLLDYEVVYLGYARPKTTGLTDGTYVMTLILKKGSEYLYQEYSVNKASNSNQVTATPSVNKSISFGNLLEGAVIYTAPYINNRTYLLIGKGNDLYYVDRTTIDRDEPIKLKTFDAEVTALNAETSQGNQLGVGLANGKFFVLSLKTANLGEILGDPDKKEFDRYYQMNGRVFDIRYRFRYSNGWT; encoded by the coding sequence ATGAAAAAGAATATATATATTCTACTGTTATTTTCTCTGACAGTGGTTTTGGAAAGTTGCTATGGCGATAAAGGAAACTATGATTATGAGGATGTAAATGAGATAACAGTTGATTTAGGAGGTGCTAAATATACTTATGTTGTAGGAAATGTAGCCAAATTGGAACCGACCATTACTTTTGCTACGGAAGAAGTTGCAGAGTCAGAACTGGAATACAACTGGACATTGAATGGTGAATTTATATCTGATAAACGTGTATTGGAATTCACGGTGGAGAAAATAGCAAGCCAGGTAGAATGTCAGTTGCGTGTGACTAATCCGAAGACTGGTCTTACATACATCGGCCGTACATCGATGGATTTCACGCAGAAATATAATTTATATGGTTGGCTGGTGTTGTCAAAGGATGAACAAGCTTCTTATCTGAATTTTATGACTGCAACAGGTACTGATGCGGTGACTTATCAGGAGCATCTGGAAGTTTATCAAGAACAAAATCGAGAAGCTCTTCCTAAGGAAACGTTAGGGTTATTAGAACATTTCCGTTCAGGAGGTTCAAGTAGTAATCCTTCTTCTGTATGGATTGTGAATCCGAAAGCTACTAAGTGTGTGGATTTGGAAGGTGCCGCTTTTACTAAAGACCTTGTTTTACCGGATGCTTTTCTAGAACCCAGTTTTGCAGATAACTTGAATGTGAAGCAGATTGCAGAGCTAAAATGGTTGACTGTTGTAGTGGACCAAGACGGAAAAGCATACACACGTAAAAAGCTATCAGAAAAAGCTTTTCATACAGGTAAATTCCTGTCAATACCATTGACTTTTGAAAATAAAGAGGTAAAAGTTGATAGATTTTTGATTATACCGGAAATGCGTGCTTTGAATATGGCATTTGTGGAAGGTGAGAAAGGACACCAACGTATTTTAGCCCTAATGGATTATGACAAGCAATCTGCCGGTAAGGTACTTCAATTTACAGCAAAGGAAGAAGACTATAATAAGAATGGCTTTTATGATGCGCCGAAGTTGCATGATCTGTTGGATTATGAAGTTGTGTATCTGGGTTATGCCCGCCCTAAAACTACTGGACTGACAGATGGTACATATGTGATGACTCTGATTCTGAAAAAGGGAAGTGAATATTTGTATCAGGAATATTCTGTCAACAAGGCTTCTAATAGCAATCAGGTAACGGCTACTCCATCTGTCAACAAGTCAATTAGTTTTGGTAATTTATTAGAAGGAGCTGTAATTTATACAGCACCTTATATTAATAATAGAACCTATCTGTTGATAGGTAAAGGGAACGACCTTTATTATGTTGACCGTACAACGATAGACAGGGATGAACCGATAAAATTGAAAACATTTGATGCGGAAGTTACAGCTTTGAATGCGGAAACTTCACAAGGTAATCAACTGGGAGTCGGGTTAGCCAACGGGAAATTCTTTGTTCTTTCTCTGAAGACAGCAAATTTAGGGGAAATTTTGGGAGATCCGGATAAAAAAGAGTTCGATAGATATTATCAGATGAATGGCAGAGTATTTGATATTCGTTATCGTTTTAGATACAGTAACGGTTGGACTTAA
- a CDS encoding SusC/RagA family TonB-linked outer membrane protein has product MKKVFLFSLVYLLSIVTVVAQQKDNKQQGQRPKVESKEQSSEYRTVFGKVVDQEGLQLVGVTIRLKGTDFGTTTDVNGDFKLMYPIRKHPVIIVSYIGMTTQEISLGDDASKDIKARVISMKEDAVMTDEVVITGYSNINKKSFTGNSVQIKKDELLKVSKTNVFSALQAFDPSFRIQENSQWGSDPNAIPELYIRGRSGIGIKELDSETVSKSNLQNNPNLPLFIMDGFEVSATKLYDLDPNRIESITILKDAAATAMYGSRAANGIVVITTVPPKPGKLQIDYSMTGTLQMPDLSDYNLMNASEKLETERLSGFYKGKDAAEQYTLDKEYYGKLQNVRRGVDTDWISQPVHSVFNHKHSLSLTGGTENLRFSVDLSYNKSDGVMKGSYRDRTSGGLSLDYRIGRLQVRNYVSYSATRSKESPYGNFSDYTTKLPYDTFRDDDGTYVTKTTEWHKLGMDNLANPLYEATLKSYDRSSADEFIDNLSANWYINDHWQIKGQFALTKSYSESRNFLDPLSAKNTDVLGGTNKISGELTTGSGNSFSWDMNAFLAYNRTIKEHNINLSVGINATSSSATSSSARYMGFPSGDFDSPNYAQKIYEKPDWSDNKSRLFGALATLNYSYRNIYLLDASVRSDGSSEFGSDNKTALFWSFGLGLALHNYEFIKKLSFIDEFKIRGTYGSSGKVNFEPFAAKTVYEINGDEWYETGMGANMIAMGNVNLGWETTYQTDFGFELGLLKRLFYVSFAYYNKRTVDLVNDVTIPSSTGFTSYKDNVGEMQNRGYEINVRSNIIRKRDMQLSLFANLGHNENKLVKISNSLKAYNDLVDQKYAELGNYDANAAKPFRKYEEGVSTTAISAVKSHGIDPATGKEIFEKRDGTLTTKWDSADMISCGDTEPDIQGTFGFNFSWKKFSLYTTFMYEYGGQRYNSTLVSKVENADIYNSNVDKRVLSDRWKEPGDNARFKALYNGKNSIEITKSTTRFIEDYNLLSLNSITLGYTFAAEQIKKLGLSMLRLEIGANDLARFCTVKQERGLSYPYSRSVNFTVNASF; this is encoded by the coding sequence ATGAAAAAAGTATTTCTTTTTTCCTTGGTATATCTTTTGTCTATAGTCACGGTGGTGGCTCAACAGAAAGATAATAAGCAACAAGGCCAAAGGCCAAAGGTTGAAAGTAAAGAACAGTCATCAGAATATCGGACTGTTTTTGGAAAAGTGGTTGATCAGGAAGGGCTTCAATTAGTTGGAGTTACTATTCGACTGAAAGGCACAGATTTTGGTACCACTACGGATGTTAATGGAGACTTTAAATTAATGTATCCTATTCGTAAACATCCGGTGATTATTGTTTCCTATATAGGAATGACTACACAGGAGATAAGCTTGGGAGATGATGCGTCAAAAGACATAAAGGCCCGGGTGATTTCTATGAAAGAAGATGCTGTGATGACTGATGAAGTGGTGATTACCGGTTATTCTAATATCAATAAGAAGAGCTTTACGGGTAACAGTGTGCAGATTAAAAAAGACGAACTGTTAAAGGTTTCCAAGACAAATGTTTTTTCTGCTTTGCAGGCATTCGACCCTTCTTTCCGTATTCAGGAAAATAGTCAATGGGGGTCGGACCCGAACGCTATTCCGGAACTGTATATTCGAGGTCGTTCTGGTATAGGTATCAAAGAGTTGGACTCGGAAACAGTGTCTAAATCTAATTTGCAGAATAATCCGAACCTCCCGTTGTTCATTATGGATGGTTTTGAAGTTTCGGCTACTAAATTATATGACCTTGATCCGAACCGTATTGAAAGTATTACCATCTTAAAGGATGCGGCTGCGACAGCTATGTATGGTTCACGTGCGGCAAACGGTATCGTTGTTATCACTACTGTACCTCCTAAACCAGGAAAATTGCAGATTGATTATAGTATGACCGGAACTTTGCAGATGCCGGACTTGTCTGACTATAATTTGATGAATGCATCGGAAAAACTGGAAACAGAACGTTTGTCCGGTTTTTATAAAGGTAAAGATGCTGCTGAACAATATACTCTTGACAAAGAATATTATGGTAAATTACAGAATGTAAGACGGGGAGTTGATACCGACTGGATTTCTCAACCGGTACATTCCGTATTCAATCATAAACATAGTTTGTCTTTGACCGGAGGTACGGAAAATCTACGTTTCTCTGTGGACTTGAGCTATAATAAATCTGATGGTGTGATGAAGGGTTCTTATCGTGATCGTACAAGTGGAGGTTTATCTTTGGATTACCGTATCGGTCGTTTGCAAGTACGTAATTACGTTTCTTATTCGGCAACACGTTCTAAAGAATCGCCTTATGGAAATTTCTCGGATTATACAACTAAGTTGCCGTATGATACTTTCCGTGATGATGATGGAACTTATGTAACAAAGACAACCGAGTGGCATAAGTTAGGGATGGATAACTTGGCCAATCCTTTATATGAAGCTACATTGAAAAGTTATGATAGGTCTAGTGCGGACGAATTTATTGATAACTTGTCTGCAAATTGGTACATTAATGATCACTGGCAAATTAAAGGGCAGTTTGCATTAACTAAAAGTTATTCCGAGTCCCGTAACTTTCTTGACCCGTTGTCGGCAAAAAATACAGACGTTTTGGGTGGAACGAATAAAATATCCGGTGAATTGACTACTGGTAGTGGTAATTCTTTTTCTTGGGATATGAATGCTTTTCTGGCATATAACCGGACTATTAAAGAGCATAATATTAATCTATCAGTAGGTATTAACGCTACTTCTTCCAGTGCTACAAGTTCTTCGGCTCGCTATATGGGATTCCCGTCCGGTGACTTCGATTCTCCTAATTATGCACAAAAAATTTACGAAAAACCGGATTGGAGCGATAACAAATCACGTTTGTTCGGTGCGTTGGCTACTTTAAACTATAGTTATCGGAACATTTATTTGCTTGACGCTTCTGTTCGTAGCGATGGCTCTTCCGAATTTGGGTCGGACAACAAGACTGCCTTATTCTGGTCGTTTGGGTTGGGACTTGCTTTGCATAACTATGAGTTTATAAAGAAGTTGAGCTTTATTGATGAATTTAAAATTCGCGGAACTTATGGTTCTTCCGGTAAAGTTAATTTTGAGCCTTTTGCTGCAAAAACCGTTTACGAGATTAATGGTGATGAATGGTATGAAACCGGAATGGGGGCCAATATGATAGCAATGGGGAATGTGAACTTGGGTTGGGAAACGACCTATCAGACGGACTTTGGATTTGAATTAGGTCTGTTGAAACGTTTGTTCTATGTTTCATTTGCTTACTATAATAAACGTACAGTGGATTTGGTGAATGATGTAACGATTCCTAGTTCTACCGGTTTTACTTCTTATAAAGACAATGTTGGGGAAATGCAGAATCGTGGATATGAAATCAATGTACGCAGTAATATTATTCGTAAGCGTGATATGCAGTTGTCATTATTTGCTAACTTAGGGCACAATGAGAATAAGTTGGTGAAGATTTCCAATAGTCTGAAAGCATATAATGATTTGGTCGATCAGAAATATGCAGAACTGGGCAATTATGATGCTAATGCTGCTAAGCCTTTCCGCAAATATGAAGAAGGTGTGTCTACTACTGCAATTTCTGCAGTGAAATCTCATGGGATCGATCCGGCAACGGGAAAAGAAATCTTTGAAAAACGAGACGGTACATTGACTACTAAATGGGATTCAGCTGATATGATTAGTTGTGGTGATACCGAACCGGATATTCAGGGAACATTTGGTTTCAACTTCTCTTGGAAGAAATTCAGCTTGTACACTACATTTATGTATGAGTATGGTGGTCAACGCTATAATTCAACGCTGGTATCTAAGGTTGAGAATGCTGATATCTACAACTCTAACGTAGACAAGCGTGTTCTTTCCGACCGTTGGAAAGAGCCGGGAGACAATGCACGTTTTAAAGCGTTGTATAATGGTAAGAACAGCATTGAAATAACTAAATCAACGACCCGTTTTATTGAAGACTACAACTTGTTGTCATTGAATTCAATTACATTAGGGTATACTTTCGCTGCGGAACAAATCAAGAAATTAGGATTGAGCATGCTCCGTTTGGAAATAGGTGCTAATGACCTTGCCCGTTTCTGTACAGTGAAACAAGAACGCGGTTTGAGTTATCCTTACTCAAGAAGCGTCAATTTTACTGTGAATGCAAGTTTCTAA
- a CDS encoding dihydrofolate reductase — MSKVSIIAAVDRRMAIGFENKLLFWLPNDLKRFKALTTGNTILMGRKTFDSLPKGALPNRRNIVLSSNPDTVCPGAEVFPSLETALKSCREDEHIYIIGGASIYQQALSFADELCLTEIDSTAPEADAYFPEVSPELWQEKSREAHPTDEKHLYSYAFVDYVRK, encoded by the coding sequence ATGAGTAAAGTATCCATCATTGCTGCCGTAGACCGCCGCATGGCTATAGGCTTCGAGAATAAACTTCTTTTCTGGTTACCGAATGATTTGAAACGTTTCAAGGCATTAACTACCGGAAACACCATACTTATGGGACGCAAAACTTTCGACTCATTACCGAAAGGTGCGTTGCCCAATCGTAGAAATATCGTTTTATCTTCCAACCCGGATACAGTATGTCCTGGTGCGGAAGTGTTTCCTTCACTCGAAACGGCTTTGAAAAGTTGCCGGGAGGATGAACATATATATATTATAGGAGGGGCAAGCATTTATCAGCAGGCTCTTTCCTTCGCTGACGAACTTTGCCTGACAGAGATAGACAGTACGGCTCCCGAAGCTGATGCCTATTTTCCGGAAGTATCCCCAGAGCTATGGCAAGAAAAAAGCAGAGAAGCCCATCCTACGGATGAGAAACATCTCTACTCCTATGCTTTTGTTGATTACGTGAGAAAGTAA
- a CDS encoding IgA Peptidase M64, whose amino-acid sequence MKHICCIILCFCTSIGSYAQNFADYFQNKTLRVDYIFTGDATQQAIYLDELSQLPTWAGRQHHLSELPLEGNGQIIVKDLASKQCIYKTSFSSLFQEWLSTDEAKETAKGFENTFLLPYPKQPVEIEVTLYSPRKKTMAAYKHIVRPDDILIHKRGVSHVTPHRYMLQSGNEKDCIDVAILAEGYTEKEMDIFYQDAQRTCESLFSYEPFRSMKSKFNIVAVASPSTDSGVSVPRENQWKETAVHSHFDTFYSDRYLTTSRVKSIHNVLAGIPYEHIIILANTDVYGGGGIYNSYTLTTAHHPMFKPVVVHEFGHSFGGLADEYFYEDDVMTDTYPLDVEPWEQNISTQVNFTSKWKDMLPSGTPIPTPITERKKYPVGVYEGGGYSAKGIYRPAYDCRMKTNGYPEFCPVCQRAIRRMIEFYVP is encoded by the coding sequence ATGAAACATATTTGCTGTATCATTCTGTGTTTCTGTACTTCTATAGGAAGTTACGCACAGAATTTTGCTGATTATTTTCAGAATAAAACATTGCGAGTGGATTATATCTTTACCGGGGATGCTACACAACAGGCTATTTATCTGGATGAGCTTTCACAGCTCCCTACCTGGGCAGGCCGTCAACACCATCTCTCCGAACTTCCTCTGGAAGGCAACGGACAAATTATTGTGAAAGACCTTGCCAGCAAACAGTGTATCTACAAAACTTCTTTCTCTTCTTTATTTCAAGAATGGCTGTCAACAGACGAAGCTAAAGAAACAGCTAAAGGATTTGAGAATACCTTTCTCCTTCCCTATCCCAAACAGCCTGTGGAAATAGAAGTGACTTTATATTCTCCGCGAAAGAAAACAATGGCTGCTTACAAACATATCGTGCGTCCGGATGACATATTGATTCATAAACGGGGAGTATCACATGTTACTCCACACCGGTATATGCTACAAAGTGGCAATGAAAAAGACTGCATAGATGTTGCTATCCTGGCAGAGGGATATACAGAAAAAGAAATGGATATATTCTATCAGGATGCACAACGTACCTGCGAAAGTTTGTTTTCGTACGAGCCGTTCCGTTCCATGAAGAGTAAATTTAATATTGTTGCTGTAGCCAGTCCTTCTACAGATAGTGGTGTCAGTGTTCCTCGCGAAAATCAGTGGAAAGAAACAGCGGTTCATTCTCATTTCGATACCTTTTATTCAGACCGCTATCTGACTACCAGTCGGGTAAAGTCCATCCACAATGTATTGGCTGGTATCCCTTACGAACATATCATTATCCTCGCTAACACGGATGTATATGGCGGAGGAGGAATATACAATTCTTATACGCTGACCACGGCTCATCACCCCATGTTCAAACCGGTGGTAGTGCACGAATTCGGACACAGCTTCGGTGGATTGGCCGACGAGTATTTCTATGAAGATGATGTGATGACGGACACTTATCCCCTGGATGTCGAACCGTGGGAACAGAATATTTCAACACAGGTGAACTTCACTTCCAAATGGAAAGATATGCTCCCGTCAGGTACTCCGATCCCTACTCCTATTACTGAAAGAAAGAAATATCCGGTAGGAGTATATGAAGGAGGAGGTTATTCTGCCAAAGGTATTTATCGTCCTGCCTACGACTGCCGCATGAAAACAAACGGATATCCGGAATTTTGTCCGGTTTGCCAACGTGCCATCCGCCGAATGATTGAGTTTTATGTTCCTTAA
- a CDS encoding GNAT family N-acetyltransferase has translation MIRLQPISTSDLQHYKFMEELLIDAFPPEEYRQLEQLREYTDRTGNFHNNIIFDDDLPVGFITYWDFDSFYYVEHFATNPALRNGGYGKRTLEYLCNYLKHPIVLEVERPVEEMAKRRINFYQRQDFTLWKKEYCQPPYKPGDDFLPMYLMVHGELDCEKDFETIKKRIHKEVYGVKDN, from the coding sequence ATGATTAGACTTCAACCAATCAGTACGTCGGATCTGCAACATTACAAATTTATGGAAGAACTCCTGATTGATGCATTTCCACCGGAAGAGTACCGCCAATTGGAACAACTGCGCGAGTACACTGACCGTACGGGCAACTTTCATAATAACATCATCTTCGATGATGACCTGCCGGTCGGCTTCATTACCTATTGGGATTTTGACAGTTTCTACTATGTAGAACACTTTGCAACCAATCCTGCCCTGCGAAATGGAGGTTATGGAAAACGTACACTGGAATACTTGTGCAATTATTTAAAACACCCGATCGTATTGGAAGTAGAACGTCCGGTGGAAGAAATGGCCAAACGACGTATCAACTTTTATCAACGCCAAGACTTTACACTATGGAAAAAAGAGTACTGCCAACCTCCTTACAAGCCCGGAGATGACTTTCTCCCCATGTATTTAATGGTACACGGAGAACTGGATTGTGAAAAGGATTTTGAAACAATCAAAAAGAGAATACATAAAGAAGTATATGGAGTAAAAGACAATTAA
- a CDS encoding DUF4843 domain-containing protein encodes MKQIYLFLTAMVLTLTACEKDQIGRYDLGSYVYFTQKETTVQNFSFSYYPGLDTHSLEFEVNLMGGLLEEDKDFELYIDTEKTTATPEMYELNLHPIFHQGTPIDQVTVTLKNPNNILKDKEATLVFGIKENENFQPGFADQCSITINFDNIAKPPLWWDKTVESYLGKYDPYKFEEFIKCTGVNDLTGMDETLIRKYALDFKEYITEHGLDIDIPVY; translated from the coding sequence ATGAAACAGATATATTTATTTTTAACGGCAATGGTTTTGACACTCACGGCATGTGAGAAAGACCAGATAGGCAGATATGATTTGGGATCGTATGTTTATTTTACGCAAAAGGAAACTACAGTACAGAATTTCTCTTTTTCTTATTATCCTGGCCTTGACACTCATTCACTAGAATTTGAGGTAAATCTTATGGGAGGTTTATTGGAAGAAGACAAGGATTTTGAACTGTATATTGATACAGAGAAAACAACTGCTACTCCGGAAATGTATGAGTTAAATCTTCACCCTATATTTCATCAAGGAACTCCTATCGATCAGGTTACGGTGACTTTGAAGAATCCGAATAATATATTGAAAGATAAAGAAGCGACGTTAGTGTTTGGTATTAAGGAGAATGAAAATTTTCAACCGGGCTTTGCCGATCAGTGTAGTATTACTATTAATTTTGATAATATAGCTAAGCCACCTTTGTGGTGGGATAAGACTGTCGAAAGTTATTTAGGCAAGTATGATCCTTATAAGTTTGAAGAGTTTATAAAATGTACAGGAGTGAATGATCTGACTGGTATGGATGAAACCTTGATTCGAAAATATGCATTGGATTTCAAGGAGTATATAACAGAGCACGGATTGGATATTGATATTCCGGTTTATTAA
- a CDS encoding RagB/SusD family nutrient uptake outer membrane protein, translating into MKIKHIILVLCTSLTFCSCSDWLDVRPNNQVDGEDLFNSGSGYRIALNGIYKQMSSQYLWGEELTWGMADVLGQNYTKSNLGSTDSKYWQACQYKYTDKTLEPVIQSIWSTAYNAIANCNELIKNIESVDPTIFQGKTLERDLIHGEALALRAILHFEVLRFFAPSVAADDGKKYIPYYATFPSVSEPYLTVKEILAKIEKDLEDARNLVQTYDNQEGYKILMTKGYRFEGGDLVTDLFYASRGFRMSYMAITALQARVFSYAGEAKKAYDAASEVINYTDDNGDKMFTFTANASFNTNPKMKDDLIFALSNSKEVELFKAWDNVDEDGGMVSIDYDDYEEILNENANDRRWNESGGMMEIHSDYDWYCVISKKYMDDASYTDLDKRIIPVIRLSEMYYIRGEYLAKTDPASGALELETVATNRGCTAGIFSYVSTLEEYQEAVLKDARKEFLGEGQLYYFYKKYNILPNSKANFIFPLPDNEMVY; encoded by the coding sequence ATGAAAATTAAGCATATTATATTAGTTTTATGTACGTCATTGACGTTTTGTTCCTGCTCCGATTGGTTGGATGTACGTCCTAATAATCAAGTGGATGGAGAAGACCTGTTTAACTCTGGCAGTGGATACCGCATTGCCTTAAACGGTATTTACAAACAGATGTCAAGCCAGTATCTTTGGGGAGAAGAACTGACCTGGGGAATGGCTGATGTATTGGGACAGAATTATACTAAATCTAATTTAGGTAGTACGGACTCCAAGTATTGGCAAGCCTGCCAGTATAAATATACGGATAAAACGTTGGAACCGGTTATTCAGAGCATCTGGTCTACGGCTTACAATGCAATAGCCAATTGCAATGAATTGATAAAGAATATAGAAAGTGTCGATCCTACCATCTTTCAGGGTAAAACGCTTGAACGAGATCTAATTCATGGAGAAGCGTTGGCGTTAAGAGCAATTTTGCATTTCGAAGTCCTTCGTTTTTTTGCTCCTAGTGTAGCAGCAGATGATGGTAAGAAATACATTCCTTATTATGCAACTTTCCCTTCTGTGTCAGAACCCTACCTAACAGTGAAAGAGATATTGGCTAAAATAGAAAAAGATTTGGAAGATGCGCGCAATTTGGTGCAGACCTATGATAATCAAGAAGGTTATAAGATATTAATGACCAAAGGTTATCGCTTTGAAGGTGGGGATTTGGTGACAGACCTTTTTTACGCTAGCCGTGGTTTTCGCATGAGCTATATGGCTATTACGGCTTTACAAGCACGTGTATTCTCTTATGCGGGAGAGGCGAAAAAAGCTTATGATGCAGCGTCAGAGGTTATAAATTATACAGACGATAATGGAGATAAGATGTTTACTTTCACTGCTAATGCAAGCTTTAATACGAATCCTAAGATGAAGGATGATTTAATTTTCGCTCTTTCAAATTCAAAAGAAGTAGAACTTTTCAAGGCGTGGGATAATGTGGATGAAGATGGTGGAATGGTTTCTATCGATTATGATGATTATGAGGAAATTTTGAATGAAAATGCGAATGACAGACGTTGGAATGAGAGTGGGGGTATGATGGAAATTCATAGCGACTATGACTGGTATTGTGTGATTTCTAAAAAATATATGGATGATGCCTCTTATACGGATCTTGATAAACGTATTATTCCTGTTATCCGTTTGAGTGAAATGTATTATATCCGTGGTGAATATTTGGCGAAAACAGATCCTGCAAGTGGAGCACTGGAGTTAGAAACTGTTGCAACCAATAGAGGGTGTACAGCCGGTATTTTCTCATACGTTTCTACTTTAGAGGAATATCAGGAAGCTGTTTTAAAGGATGCACGTAAGGAATTTTTAGGTGAAGGTCAGTTATATTATTTTTATAAGAAGTATAATATACTTCCTAATTCAAAGGCTAACTTTATATTCCCATTACCGGATAACGAGATGGTTTACTAA
- a CDS encoding Lrp/AsnC family transcriptional regulator, which translates to MGHHQLDALDEQILKLIAGNARIPFLEVARACNVSGAAIHQRIQKLTNLGILKGSEYVIDPEKIGYETCAYIGIYLKDPESFDSVTKALEAIPEVVECHFTTGKYDMFIKIYAKNNHHLLSIIHDKLQPLGLARTETLISFHEAIKRQMPIMVDIEDED; encoded by the coding sequence ATGGGACATCATCAATTAGATGCTTTAGATGAGCAAATTCTGAAACTGATTGCAGGGAATGCGCGTATTCCTTTTTTGGAAGTGGCAAGAGCATGTAATGTTTCCGGCGCTGCGATCCATCAGCGTATTCAGAAGCTTACTAATCTAGGAATATTAAAAGGTTCGGAGTATGTCATCGACCCCGAGAAAATCGGATATGAGACTTGCGCTTATATTGGTATATATCTAAAAGACCCCGAATCCTTTGATTCGGTAACAAAAGCTTTGGAAGCTATCCCCGAAGTGGTGGAGTGTCATTTCACTACCGGAAAGTACGATATGTTTATCAAAATTTACGCAAAGAATAACCATCACTTATTGAGTATTATTCACGATAAGTTGCAACCATTGGGTTTGGCACGTACCGAAACATTAATCTCCTTCCATGAAGCCATTAAGCGGCAAATGCCGATTATGGTCGACATAGAAGATGAAGATTAA